A genomic stretch from Corynebacterium sp. 21KM1197 includes:
- a CDS encoding DNA polymerase IV: MQRWVLHIDMDAFYASCEQLTRPTLRGRPVLVAGVDGRGVVAGASYEARRFGAHSAMPTHRAAALVGYRAVLVKPRRAVYATASRRVFQIVRRYAGVIEQLSVDEAFLEPEELVGASAAEVEEWGNRLREAIREETGLPSSIGAGSGKQYAKIGSGEAKPDGMYVIPVERQIEMLHPLDVGKLWGAGPVTQNKLRAVGVNTIGDLAALTQREVEITLGSTLGLQLWHLARGHDDRPVQPRAEAKQISAEHTYPRDLLTRVEVDAAIERAAQGAHRRLLNDGRGARTVTVKLRMADFHIESRSATLPYATDNPETLHATAKRLVRYPDEVGPIRLVGVGYSGLETARQDVLFPELEQHISVPERADNDYEVGVAAIPGETEPQAVSVEAPPAGWYATEDVYHPEYGHGWVQGSGHGIVTVRFETRTTKAGRTRTFAHDDPDLRPADPVDSLDWGDWLTRQEEL, from the coding sequence ATGCAGCGTTGGGTTCTTCATATTGATATGGACGCCTTTTACGCTTCCTGCGAGCAACTCACCCGCCCCACGCTGCGGGGGCGTCCCGTGCTCGTGGCGGGCGTGGACGGGCGCGGCGTGGTGGCCGGTGCCTCCTACGAGGCCCGTCGCTTTGGCGCGCACTCCGCCATGCCCACCCACCGCGCCGCCGCCCTGGTGGGCTATCGCGCCGTGTTGGTCAAGCCGCGCCGGGCGGTGTATGCCACCGCCTCGCGCCGGGTGTTCCAGATCGTTCGGCGCTACGCGGGGGTAATCGAACAGCTCTCCGTGGACGAGGCATTCCTCGAACCCGAGGAACTGGTGGGAGCCAGCGCGGCGGAGGTGGAGGAATGGGGCAACCGCCTGCGCGAGGCGATCCGCGAGGAAACCGGCCTGCCCTCCTCCATCGGCGCGGGTTCGGGCAAGCAGTACGCCAAGATCGGCTCCGGGGAGGCCAAGCCGGACGGCATGTATGTGATCCCGGTGGAGCGTCAGATCGAGATGCTGCACCCCCTGGACGTGGGAAAACTCTGGGGTGCCGGGCCGGTGACCCAGAACAAACTGCGGGCCGTGGGCGTGAACACCATCGGTGATCTCGCCGCGCTAACCCAGCGCGAGGTGGAGATCACCCTGGGTTCCACCCTGGGCCTGCAACTATGGCACCTCGCGCGCGGGCACGATGACCGCCCGGTGCAGCCGCGCGCCGAGGCCAAGCAAATATCCGCCGAGCACACCTACCCCCGGGATTTACTCACCCGCGTGGAGGTCGATGCAGCCATTGAGCGCGCGGCCCAGGGGGCGCACCGCAGGTTGCTTAACGACGGCCGTGGGGCTCGCACCGTCACCGTGAAACTGCGCATGGCGGACTTTCACATCGAATCGCGCTCGGCCACCCTGCCCTATGCCACCGATAACCCCGAGACCCTGCACGCCACCGCCAAGAGGCTGGTGCGCTACCCAGACGAGGTGGGGCCCATTCGCCTGGTGGGGGTGGGGTACTCCGGGCTGGAAACCGCGCGCCAGGACGTGCTCTTCCCGGAATTGGAACAGCACATCTCCGTGCCGGAGCGCGCCGATAACGATTACGAGGTGGGCGTGGCCGCGATACCGGGGGAGACGGAACCCCAGGCGGTGAGCGTCGAGGCCCCGCCCGCCGGGTGGTACGCCACCGAGGACGTCTACCACCCCGAATACGGGCACGGCTGGGTGCAGGGCAGCGGGCATGGGATTGTGACCGTGCGCTTTGAAACCCGCACTACCAAGGCGGGGCGCACCCGCACCTTTGCCCACGACGATCCCGACCTGCGCCCCGCCGACCCGGTGGACAGCCTGGACTGGGGTGACTGGCTGACTCGGCAGGAGGAACTATAG
- a CDS encoding MspA family porin yields MVSSAVSLGVASAAPIIDFLPYPAAPFGGEKQLPDRYAERVTADGWVLHALKEGEKINVAPPLDSSATTGESFGTVTGRVWIDGQGNPEITGAVFESGYQIGCGVDVSGGVDYDVTGTVGVAPHGTVGMEGGPHINGGIEGGPSASLGGEAGPEVKVTLPDGSLTAGADAKVKPEVGADATGKLEMGGDATAKGEFGVDAKAEVTPTIRGHLHPGKVTNVALVSMPIDPRFQRAGGGFTGAHLQVNGCAGPVTVRSYVTISAMSATSMDAVSVYGDAQRIR; encoded by the coding sequence GTGGTCTCCTCTGCGGTCTCGTTGGGGGTGGCTTCGGCCGCGCCGATCATTGATTTTCTTCCTTACCCGGCAGCACCCTTTGGTGGAGAGAAGCAACTGCCGGATCGGTATGCGGAGCGGGTCACCGCAGACGGTTGGGTGCTCCATGCACTCAAGGAGGGGGAGAAGATCAACGTTGCTCCGCCGCTGGATTCCTCAGCCACCACGGGGGAGAGTTTTGGCACTGTGACAGGCCGGGTATGGATCGACGGACAGGGGAACCCCGAGATCACCGGGGCGGTTTTCGAGTCGGGATACCAGATCGGCTGCGGTGTGGACGTCTCCGGTGGAGTGGACTACGACGTGACCGGAACGGTGGGAGTGGCACCGCACGGCACCGTGGGCATGGAGGGTGGCCCGCACATCAACGGTGGGATAGAGGGCGGCCCGAGCGCCAGCCTCGGTGGGGAGGCAGGCCCCGAGGTTAAGGTGACGCTTCCCGACGGCTCCCTGACCGCAGGCGCGGACGCCAAGGTGAAGCCGGAGGTGGGTGCCGACGCCACCGGTAAACTGGAAATGGGCGGTGATGCCACCGCCAAGGGTGAGTTCGGGGTGGATGCTAAGGCGGAGGTCACTCCCACCATTCGTGGACACCTGCACCCGGGCAAGGTGACCAATGTGGCCCTGGTATCCATGCCTATTGACCCGCGTTTCCAGCGGGCCGGGGGCGGTTTCACCGGAGCACACTTGCAGGTCAATGGGTGTGCTGGCCCGGTGACGGTGCGCTCCTATGTGACCATCTCGGCGATGTCCGCCACCTCGATGGACGCGGTGAGCGTGTATGGGGACGCACAGCGTATCCGATAA
- a CDS encoding Fic family protein, with product MRIIDEDLLRHHPAGAFSTLRFIHTILFQDIYDFAGKIRTVNIAKNDYRFASALYLPEAVRAIEAMPHTTLREIVDKYAEMNVAHPFREGNGAPCASGWITCSLASRAWWCSGTSSVRRNTFPPCCAAP from the coding sequence ATGCGGATTATTGATGAGGATCTTCTCCGCCACCACCCCGCAGGAGCGTTTTCCACCTTAAGATTTATTCACACCATTCTTTTCCAGGATATTTATGACTTTGCCGGAAAAATCCGCACGGTCAATATCGCCAAAAACGATTACCGCTTTGCCTCCGCTTTATATCTCCCCGAGGCCGTGCGCGCCATCGAGGCCATGCCTCACACCACCCTCCGCGAGATCGTGGATAAATACGCGGAAATGAACGTGGCCCATCCCTTCCGCGAGGGCAATGGCGCTCCATGCGCATCTGGCTGGATCACCTGCTCTCTCGCCAGCAGGGCCTGGTGGTGCAGTGGCACCTCATCGGTGCGGAGGAATACCTTTCCGCCATGCTGCGCAGCCCCTTAA
- a CDS encoding asparaginase, which produces MMSSTQTLSILTTGGTIACTSDASGALIPTLSGEDLVAPLRSRLNPERVRLRVRELGRLDSSSLRLDEVDSIIAAVHQELRDPAVAGVIITHGTDSLEETALALDSFHTDERPVILTGAMLPSDAPSPDGPDNLFAACTIALDPTARGMGALIVMGNKVLPARATIKVDTSALEAFAYLGPAEPQRPAPLPVAPLSEHRVDIIAAYPGAPRALIDAPVAAGTHGLVIEAMGAGNIGTDLARGVEDALDQGLPVVVTTRAHHGEVRFDYGGQGGGASLGARGAVGAGYLRAGQARMALLVALAAGVPPQDVF; this is translated from the coding sequence ATCATGAGCAGCACACAGACCCTCTCCATCCTCACCACCGGCGGCACCATCGCCTGCACCTCCGACGCCTCCGGAGCACTCATCCCCACCCTCTCCGGGGAGGATCTGGTCGCCCCGCTGCGCTCCCGACTCAACCCCGAGCGCGTCCGCCTGCGTGTGCGCGAACTCGGTCGCCTGGACTCCTCCTCCCTGCGCCTCGACGAGGTGGATTCGATCATCGCCGCCGTCCACCAGGAACTCCGCGATCCCGCCGTGGCCGGGGTGATTATCACCCACGGCACCGATTCCTTAGAGGAGACTGCCCTGGCCCTCGATTCTTTCCATACCGACGAGCGCCCCGTAATCCTCACCGGGGCCATGCTGCCCAGCGATGCCCCCTCCCCGGACGGCCCCGATAACCTCTTTGCCGCCTGTACCATCGCGCTCGATCCCACCGCGCGCGGCATGGGCGCCCTCATCGTCATGGGGAATAAGGTGCTGCCCGCGCGCGCCACCATCAAGGTGGATACCTCCGCCCTGGAGGCCTTCGCCTACCTCGGCCCCGCCGAGCCCCAGCGCCCCGCTCCCCTCCCGGTGGCCCCGCTAAGCGAGCACCGGGTAGACATCATCGCGGCCTATCCCGGTGCTCCCAGGGCGCTTATCGACGCCCCCGTGGCCGCAGGCACCCACGGCCTGGTGATCGAGGCGATGGGGGCCGGGAACATCGGCACCGACCTCGCCCGTGGCGTGGAGGACGCGCTTGACCAAGGGCTCCCCGTGGTGGTGACCACCCGCGCCCACCACGGGGAGGTGCGTTTTGATTATGGCGGCCAGGGCGGCGGGGCCTCCCTGGGGGCGCGCGGCGCCGTGGGGGCCGGATACCTGCGGGCCGGGCAGGCCCGCATGGCGCTGCTGGTGGCCCTGGCGGCGGGGGTACCACCGCAAGATGTGTTCTGA